One Lactobacillus sp. CBA3606 DNA segment encodes these proteins:
- a CDS encoding deoxynucleoside kinase, whose protein sequence is MVIITAGMIGVGKTTLTGLIADHLGTKAFYEPVGDNPVLPLYYSDPKNYGFLLQIYFLNKRFAMIKKALADDNNVLDRSIYEDALFTTENNAEGNISDTELDVYLQLLDNMMTELTELPKKAPDLMVYSETDFETILYRIKKRGRDYEQFDHNPELESYYYKMWTAYRKWFDAYDASPKMKLDLQTYNLEDPANQQAVLAQIDAKLATVRKPTNV, encoded by the coding sequence ATGGTGATAATAACAGCAGGAATGATTGGGGTCGGCAAAACTACTTTAACTGGTTTAATTGCCGATCACCTTGGAACTAAGGCTTTCTACGAACCCGTTGGCGACAACCCAGTTCTGCCACTATACTATTCGGATCCTAAGAACTATGGTTTCCTATTACAAATCTATTTCCTAAACAAACGCTTCGCAATGATCAAAAAAGCATTGGCCGATGATAATAATGTCCTCGACCGTTCAATCTATGAAGATGCTTTATTTACGACCGAAAACAACGCTGAAGGTAATATTTCAGATACGGAATTAGATGTTTATCTGCAATTGTTGGATAATATGATGACTGAATTAACTGAATTACCTAAGAAAGCACCTGATTTGATGGTCTATTCAGAAACCGATTTTGAAACCATCCTTTATCGCATCAAAAAACGTGGTCGGGATTACGAGCAATTTGATCACAATCCTGAATTGGAATCCTACTACTATAAGATGTGGACAGCCTACCGTAAATGGTTTGATGCTTACGATGCAAGTCCTAAGATGAAGCTTGATCTACAAACTTATAACTTAGAAGATCCCGCTAACCAACAAGCTGTCTTAGCTCAAATTGATGCTAAGCTAGCCACGGTGCGGAAACCAACTAATGTTTAA
- the mscL gene encoding large-conductance mechanosensitive channel protein MscL, producing MIEEFKTFIARGNVIDLAVGVIIGSAFTSIVKSLTNNLINPFIGIFLGQIDLSNLKVSIGEATFRYGAFLNAVINFFIVAIVVFILVKIINRLVKPEPVAEEEPDLSAQYLAEIRDLLKAQAENKH from the coding sequence ATGATTGAAGAATTTAAAACATTTATTGCTCGGGGCAACGTCATCGACTTAGCGGTCGGGGTTATTATCGGGTCGGCATTTACCTCGATTGTTAAATCCTTGACGAATAACTTAATTAACCCTTTTATCGGAATTTTTCTAGGCCAGATTGATTTATCTAACCTTAAAGTTAGTATCGGTGAAGCCACCTTTCGCTACGGCGCCTTTTTAAATGCCGTCATTAACTTTTTTATTGTTGCCATCGTCGTCTTTATCTTAGTTAAAATTATTAATCGCCTCGTTAAACCGGAACCAGTCGCTGAAGAAGAGCCCGACTTATCCGCTCAATATTTAGCTGAGATCCGCGATTTATTGAAAGCACAAGCTGAAAACAAACATTAA
- a CDS encoding Cof-type HAD-IIB family hydrolase, which translates to MYKMIVCDLDETLMNDDGTLSAANAAAIQAATKKGVYFVPNSGRSYTSFQNDLAQMHLKDQADQYSISYNGGLILENAGNRVMAVNAMPFETAKKVFAIGAAHPQAATHVYTQDTLYIYHATPDDSAYLTNRGVTFTALTTADFDCFKTANVMKVIMALPTMAQRRQMQTAVEAQVDPAELAVTYSSDRYVEFNRAGVNKGTASIQLGAQLGIKPAEIIAAGDNSNDLPMLTAVGLPISVANGIASVKAAAKYVTVATNNQDAMAEIINKFIL; encoded by the coding sequence ATGTATAAAATGATCGTATGTGATTTGGACGAAACTTTAATGAACGATGACGGCACGCTTTCGGCGGCCAACGCGGCAGCGATTCAGGCGGCCACAAAAAAGGGTGTGTACTTTGTGCCTAATTCAGGCCGGAGCTATACATCGTTTCAAAATGATTTAGCACAGATGCATTTAAAAGACCAAGCGGATCAATATTCGATCTCGTATAATGGTGGTTTGATTTTGGAAAATGCTGGGAATCGGGTGATGGCAGTAAATGCGATGCCATTTGAAACGGCGAAAAAAGTCTTTGCAATTGGCGCAGCTCATCCCCAAGCGGCGACCCATGTTTATACGCAGGATACCCTCTATATTTATCATGCCACCCCGGATGATTCGGCTTATTTGACTAATCGGGGCGTCACATTCACGGCATTAACCACAGCGGACTTCGATTGTTTCAAGACGGCGAACGTGATGAAAGTGATTATGGCGTTGCCAACAATGGCGCAAAGACGGCAGATGCAAACTGCCGTGGAAGCACAAGTTGATCCAGCCGAATTGGCCGTGACGTATTCTTCGGACCGTTATGTGGAATTTAATCGCGCTGGTGTCAATAAAGGGACGGCGTCGATTCAACTGGGCGCACAACTGGGAATTAAACCCGCTGAAATCATTGCTGCCGGGGATAATAGTAATGACTTGCCAATGCTAACGGCTGTGGGCTTGCCAATTAGTGTAGCTAATGGCATTGCGTCAGTTAAAGCTGCCGCTAAATACGTGACGGTTGCGACTAATAATCAAGATGCGATGGCTGAAATTATTAATAAATTTATCTTGTAA
- a CDS encoding GHKL domain-containing protein has product MLQILINRELRQRRVYLAVVLMASFLTGLYMLYDNYSDIATFMVNLGLLWFVRDKKYFVVTSLTATLAYILFSFFGNFATETIFHLCHLGIDQWSGWLFEIVGETIVTACMLAVAVSFQLLYKRHVKQFRDEVMLNVIMSALVVATIAFFTIATAADNYNIGSGFLGILMLILIAILLINGGTFIYLFYSYTMRVQAHRQALERHQYDIYVKNLENSYQNLRKFRHDYQNILLSLGEYIQATDSSELKHYFNQVVDRSKQSLTRDFGHFDNLDRIKDKSLKAIIQNKFSIARQAGIQVRLEATDTITDLAIDPVTLARVSGILLDNAIEAVTGQSGGEIAVAIVKYPRMVELLFTNSLQGPIKRLDELLVAGHTSKGQGHGQGLATVRELLDPLENVTFELGASQQFEFVISIESE; this is encoded by the coding sequence ATGCTACAAATTTTGATTAATCGAGAATTACGGCAACGGCGTGTTTATCTTGCCGTGGTTTTAATGGCAAGCTTCTTAACTGGACTTTACATGTTATATGATAATTATTCTGATATTGCGACTTTTATGGTCAATTTAGGGCTACTGTGGTTTGTTCGGGATAAAAAATATTTTGTCGTGACGAGTTTAACAGCGACGCTCGCTTATATTTTATTTAGTTTCTTTGGTAATTTTGCAACGGAAACAATTTTTCATTTGTGCCACTTAGGTATTGATCAGTGGAGTGGCTGGTTATTTGAAATTGTGGGCGAGACGATTGTGACGGCCTGTATGTTGGCGGTCGCGGTCAGTTTTCAATTGTTGTATAAGCGTCATGTCAAACAATTTCGCGACGAAGTCATGCTCAATGTTATTATGAGTGCGTTAGTGGTCGCAACAATTGCTTTCTTTACGATTGCTACGGCGGCGGACAACTATAACATTGGTTCTGGATTCTTAGGGATTCTAATGTTGATTTTGATTGCCATTCTGTTAATTAACGGTGGAACCTTTATCTATCTTTTTTACAGTTATACGATGCGGGTACAGGCCCATCGGCAGGCGTTAGAACGGCATCAATATGATATTTATGTTAAAAATCTAGAAAATAGCTATCAAAATTTACGTAAATTTCGCCATGACTATCAAAATATTTTATTATCACTAGGAGAATACATCCAAGCAACTGATAGTTCCGAATTAAAGCACTATTTCAATCAAGTGGTTGACCGCTCTAAGCAGAGCTTGACGCGTGACTTTGGTCATTTTGATAATTTAGATCGCATTAAAGATAAGTCGTTAAAGGCGATTATTCAAAACAAGTTTTCGATAGCTCGGCAGGCGGGGATTCAGGTTCGCCTAGAAGCGACCGATACAATTACTGATTTAGCCATTGATCCTGTAACATTAGCGCGGGTCAGCGGCATTTTATTGGATAATGCAATTGAAGCTGTCACGGGTCAAAGCGGTGGCGAAATTGCGGTGGCAATTGTCAAATACCCACGGATGGTTGAATTGCTTTTTACTAATTCGTTACAAGGCCCGATTAAGCGGTTAGACGAATTATTGGTCGCCGGACATACCTCGAAAGGTCAAGGTCATGGTCAGGGATTAGCTACCGTACGAGAATTACTGGATCCCTTAGAAAATGTGACTTTTGAGTTAGGGGCCAGCCAGCAATTTGAATTTGTGATCAGTATTGAAAGTGAGTGA
- a CDS encoding LytTR family DNA-binding domain-containing protein: MLKTFVVEDDPEQLATLKAVINNHIMINDFEMTLALATNQAQVLLDYLEKQGAVEGLYFLDIEYPGQALNGLGLATKIRELDVNAKIVFVSTHSEMAFLTFERRIEPLDFIVKDLGQATVKEKVEKDIRIAYARYLKQGVVSKAMFAYSKGGQLFNLPVNQVLFIETGASRNKLILHLVDRLVQYNGKIIDETVAHPELFRVHKSFLVNPERLVRIDKQAQLGWFANDETVAISSRKMHDLLVLIKQAQLTVKLD, encoded by the coding sequence GTGTTAAAAACTTTTGTAGTTGAAGATGATCCCGAGCAATTAGCAACGTTAAAAGCAGTTATTAATAATCACATTATGATTAATGACTTTGAAATGACATTAGCTTTGGCCACGAATCAGGCACAAGTGTTACTGGATTATCTTGAAAAACAAGGGGCGGTTGAAGGCCTGTACTTTTTGGATATTGAGTATCCAGGGCAGGCATTAAATGGCTTAGGGTTAGCGACCAAGATTCGTGAATTAGACGTCAATGCCAAGATTGTCTTCGTGTCAACCCATTCAGAAATGGCTTTTTTAACGTTTGAACGGCGAATTGAACCGCTGGATTTTATTGTTAAAGATTTAGGACAGGCAACAGTAAAGGAAAAAGTCGAGAAAGATATTCGGATTGCATATGCCCGTTACTTGAAGCAAGGGGTCGTCAGCAAGGCCATGTTTGCTTATTCTAAGGGGGGCCAGTTATTCAATCTACCGGTGAACCAGGTTTTATTTATTGAAACTGGCGCTAGTCGAAATAAATTGATTTTGCATTTAGTGGATCGGCTTGTACAGTATAATGGCAAAATAATTGATGAGACGGTGGCGCATCCGGAATTGTTTCGAGTGCATAAGAGTTTTCTAGTTAATCCTGAGCGACTCGTTCGAATTGATAAGCAAGCACAGTTGGGCTGGTTTGCGAATGATGAGACGGTGGCAATTTCTTCACGAAAAATGCATGATTTATTAGTCTTAATCAAACAAGCTCAGCTAACCGTTAAACTAGATTAA
- a CDS encoding CPBP family intramembrane glutamic endopeptidase: MQVVDRGLSWLWRVIIMVGLIVGVTVPPMLLRLINTLNQQSGTDIWQLVLIVLYFLVYLGVISLATVVYRHYSGTYRLKRLHHEDVGFVFGGYLAIILSEGLLQMINVLVYQQTQTQNNNAIKTLMSGSSIAMWLMAIGAVFLTPIMEELVFRGALTNLFFKQEWLKIGLSGLVFGSLHSSSTIPSFLMYVMMGLVLASVYRLSGKIQNSIIIHFLINAGAMALMLGSLLL, translated from the coding sequence ATGCAAGTGGTTGATCGTGGGTTGAGTTGGCTATGGCGAGTGATAATTATGGTGGGCTTAATTGTTGGGGTGACAGTGCCACCAATGTTATTAAGACTAATTAATACGCTTAATCAGCAATCCGGAACTGACATTTGGCAGCTAGTCCTAATTGTATTGTATTTCCTAGTTTATTTGGGTGTTATTAGTCTGGCAACGGTGGTATACCGACATTATAGTGGCACTTACCGACTAAAACGACTACATCATGAGGATGTTGGCTTCGTCTTTGGCGGTTATTTAGCCATTATTTTATCTGAGGGCCTGCTCCAAATGATCAATGTTTTAGTGTACCAGCAAACGCAGACTCAAAATAATAATGCGATTAAAACATTAATGAGTGGGAGTTCCATTGCGATGTGGCTCATGGCTATCGGGGCAGTTTTTTTAACACCAATAATGGAAGAATTAGTCTTTAGAGGGGCCTTAACGAATTTATTTTTTAAGCAAGAATGGTTAAAAATTGGGTTGAGTGGGTTGGTTTTCGGTAGTCTGCATAGTAGTTCGACTATTCCTAGTTTTTTAATGTACGTGATGATGGGTCTGGTGTTAGCTAGCGTTTATCGGTTATCTGGCAAGATTCAAAATTCGATTATTATTCATTTTTTAATCAATGCCGGTGCGATGGCCTTGATGTTAGGATCGTTACTGCTTTAA
- a CDS encoding MarR family winged helix-turn-helix transcriptional regulator, with protein sequence MATPTKNILLDEQLCFALYTASKRFNHFYAEALAPFKLTYPQYITLLALWENSPMTVRELGSHVNLDSGTLTPLLKRMQTQGWVERNRDENDERQVNISLSTKAIDAKPEIFAHVNTCMELLGMDEKTYNETRETVNFAADRIKHADPQKIKYTGNDF encoded by the coding sequence ATGGCTACGCCAACAAAAAATATTTTACTTGATGAACAATTGTGTTTCGCTTTATATACTGCCAGCAAACGCTTTAATCATTTTTACGCAGAAGCGCTCGCGCCATTCAAGCTTACCTATCCCCAGTACATCACCCTGTTAGCCCTTTGGGAAAACAGCCCGATGACTGTCCGGGAACTAGGCTCGCACGTTAACTTAGATAGTGGCACTTTAACGCCACTACTTAAGCGGATGCAAACCCAAGGCTGGGTTGAACGCAATCGTGATGAAAATGATGAACGTCAAGTTAACATTTCACTTTCAACTAAAGCCATTGACGCCAAACCAGAAATTTTTGCTCATGTGAATACTTGCATGGAATTACTTGGCATGGACGAGAAGACTTACAATGAAACTCGTGAAACGGTCAACTTTGCGGCCGATCGGATTAAGCACGCCGATCCCCAAAAGATTAAATACACTGGCAACGACTTTTAA
- a CDS encoding GtrA family protein: MRAVTKIYRRYRYFWKYALFGFMGALVNVLAFWVLHSVLLEHYLFSNTIAWILATLFSFFTNKAVVFQSKSKNFWQGCREFISFMLTRGLSYLFDTLLMFVGISVLFWGPMLVKIIDQLLVGLFNYGTSRLIFMEHNQKMRIRQQLMKRLNNRNE; this comes from the coding sequence GTGCGAGCGGTAACAAAAATCTACCGGCGATATCGGTATTTCTGGAAATATGCCTTGTTTGGCTTTATGGGAGCGTTAGTGAACGTCCTAGCCTTTTGGGTCTTACATTCGGTATTGCTAGAACATTATTTGTTTTCTAATACGATTGCTTGGATTTTAGCAACTTTATTCAGCTTCTTTACGAATAAAGCCGTCGTGTTCCAATCAAAATCTAAAAATTTTTGGCAAGGATGTCGCGAGTTCATTAGTTTTATGTTGACGCGCGGCCTATCTTACCTATTTGATACATTGTTAATGTTTGTGGGGATTTCAGTTTTATTCTGGGGTCCCATGTTAGTTAAAATTATTGATCAGCTGTTAGTGGGACTGTTCAATTATGGCACGTCACGGTTGATCTTTATGGAACATAATCAAAAAATGCGTATTCGTCAACAACTGATGAAACGACTCAATAATCGCAACGAGTAG
- a CDS encoding DUF1516 family protein: protein MFLWIHLLSWLWLVIMVSFGLTRHSVKLANRYLILSRLGYLLLIISGVYLATKTVGQAWALTLLKSVLGIGSIGLIEVAFARKQESHLSRQLITVLVSSLLLTLLCGVGLHWLLTGQVI from the coding sequence ATGTTTTTATGGATTCATTTATTAAGTTGGCTCTGGCTAGTCATCATGGTTAGCTTCGGGTTAACCCGGCATTCCGTTAAATTAGCCAATCGTTATTTAATCTTGAGTCGATTAGGCTACTTATTATTAATTATTAGTGGCGTTTACTTAGCGACTAAAACGGTCGGCCAAGCTTGGGCCTTAACCTTATTAAAATCCGTCTTAGGGATTGGGTCAATTGGCTTAATTGAGGTTGCCTTTGCACGCAAGCAGGAAAGTCATCTCTCCCGCCAATTGATTACGGTTTTAGTCAGTAGCCTACTTTTGACCCTACTGTGTGGTGTCGGGTTACATTGGTTACTGACTGGGCAAGTGATTTAA